Part of the Desulfosalsimonas propionicica genome is shown below.
GAGCAGGCTTTTTATTATCCCTTTATCGAATACCTCTCAACCCGCACTGAAAATGCTATCCGTAAAAGCTTGGGAGAAGACCTGCTGGCCGCCCCGGAAGGTTTCTCCCAGCCTGAAAATCTCAAAAAAATGATCTGCTGGCCCGGTGTGGGTTCCGTCGTCCTCCAAAACCTTGCCGACGGCCTTGACCAAGCCGGGTATGAATCATTTGACCCCAAAAAATAAAGAAACCCTGTTCAGAAAGCGTATCTGTCAGATGTAATCGGATTCAGTACTCAATTGCTGGGCGCTTCAAGCTATGCCGTAACCATTATTCTCTCCACTTTCATGGCCGGGCTCGGCCTCGGGGCGTGGCTGATCGGCAAAAAAGCGGATCAGTTCGCTGCAAAAAAACTGATACGTGCCTACATTGTTCTCGAAGTGGGCATCGGCGTTTATTCAATGCTGCTTCCTGTCCTTCTGGAATGGTCTGAATCGATTTACGTGGCATTCCAGCAATCTTATGAGCCCAGCCTGCTTGTTTTCAACGGATTCAAGCTGATGCTGGCCGCATTACTGCTGATTGTACCCACAACCTTGATTGGCGCTACGCTACCGGTCATCAGTCGTTATATCATTCGCCGTCAAGATCATATTTCCATTCCCGTAGCCCGCCTTTATGCCATGAATACACTGGGAGGCTTTCTGGGAACCGTATTGGCCGGTTATTATCTTCTGCCGGCCTTGGGAATTGTTCAAACGACCGGCATTGCAATCTCTATTAACTTTGCGGTTGCGGCAGCGTTTTGGCTTGTGAACATATTGATGCATCCTGATTCTTCCGCTCCTGCAGTACAGGGCGATTTGTCCGCGGCCCAGCCCGAAACCTGCATAAGTTCTCTGCAAAAAGCTGTACTTGGAGGCTTCTTTTTGTCCGGAATGGCCGCCATGTTCTATGAAGTTGCCTGGACACGCACCCTATCAATGATTCTCGGGACCACTACGTTTGCCTTTACCACCATGCTGGCGACTTTTCTGGTGGGCATTGCACTGGGCAGTTCGCTCTACGGTATCATCAAGCATTTTCTGTCAGGAATAAAACTCGTTGTCGCCCTTCAGTTTATTGTAGCCTGCTCGGTTTTGTTGTCAATTCCTCTGTTCGAATCACTTCCATTGATCTTTGTCATTCTTCATGACCGTTTTGTACAGGGATGGACAGAGATGCAGATGGTGCGTTTTTTTCTGGCCGGTTCCGTGATGCTGATTCCCACCGTTGCAATGGGTCTGCTTTTCCCGGCTGTCAGCGCGGTTTTTATTGACAATACCGGCCACCTGGGTCGCCGGCTGGGCCAGTCCTATGGCCTGAACACGCTTGGAAACGTTCTTGGCAGTGTGTTGTGCGGGCTTATTCTAATCCCGGCAATCGGGATGCAGAAAGCTATTATAGCGGGGGCTGTGCTGAACCTGGTTGCCGGCTGTATGATCCAGATGTCCCGGAAAGACATTTCGATCCCGAGACGGATGCCGGCCATGGCAGCGGCTGGGATAATCCTGTTTCTGGCTTTCTCGATGGTCAAACCCTGGTCTCCGTGGATTATGAACAGCGGGGTCTATGTGTATGCCCCCAGGTACGAAAAAATGCTCGAAAACTATCAGCGGTTGGCAAAAAGAAATGATAAGCTCCCCGAAGCTTCTGCTTGGGAAATTCTCAAATCATCCATGCATCAATACGAACTGCTGCATTACGATACAGGCCCCGCTGCCACGGTAGCTGTTATGGAAGACCGGGAGGGTACACGGTTTCTCAGTGTGGACGGCAAAACAGACGCGAGTACCGGGCAGAAGAGCGACATGGAAACCCAGGTGATGATTGGACAACTCCCTTTGCTATTTCATGAAAATCCCGACAAAGTCCTTGTGGTGGGTCTGGGCAGCGGGGTCACCGTGGGTTCGGCCTTGACCCACGATGTCCGTGTGGTTGATTGTGCTGAAATTTCGACTGCTGTTGCCGGGGCGGCTGAGCTGTTCTCACAGGCCAATCACAATGCCCTGGAAGATCCGCGCCTGAGGATTGTTCCCCGGGATGCCAGAAACATGCTCTTAACCTCGGAAGAACGCTATGATGTAATAATCTCCCAGCCGTCCAATCCCTGGATCAGCGGGCAGTCAAATCTGTTTTCTTTGGAGTTTTACCAGCTCGTGAGCAAGCATCTTAAGCCGGGCGGCCTGTTTTTACAGTGGACGCCGTCGTATCTCACTTCCTCGCGGTCTCTGAAGATCATCGTGCACACGATGCGAAGCGTGTTTCCCCATTTGACAGCCTGGACCAGCGGCTCTGCGGGAGATATGATCTTTATGGCCAGAAAAGGAGAGAAACTCCAGATTGATTACTCGGAATTTGTGAGCCGGGTCAGCCGCAAACCGGTAAAACAGGATATTGAGAGAGTCGGACTCAATCCGGAACTGCTGCCTTTTGAATTATTTGTTATGAATGAAGATGAGCTTCCCGTTTACATTTACGCAGACCTTCAGGCCCCGCTGCCACAAAATACCGACGATCGCCTGATTACCGAATTTTCAGCGCCCAGGCAGCTGCTCACGCGCAACCGGATTTCCAGGTTCGTGCAGCCCGATCGCCTGCACGGGAATCTTTCTTCACTGCTCCAAATACTGAAAAACGTACAGATCGAAGAGGTTAAAAGCGACATACTTTCAGAAAATACATAAATTCAGGTTTCCACATTCAATATAACGCAATAGCAAAGCATATTAGTCAAGCAAGCGGGGTAATTTCTTCCTGCCTGATGTCCTTTAGCGGGATCTCTCGGAAAACGTTTGAGGCGTTATAAAAAAATAAGTATTATAATATCCTGATTGTCGGCATTCCATTGAAAAAAATCACAGGAAGGATGTCTTTTGTATGGATCTTTCGGGCATCATTGGTATTGTGAACAATGCGGCACTTTTGCTTGCTCTGGCCCTCCTCTATGACACGCTCAGCCTAAGCCCACGGTACGATAAATCTCCACTTCGGCAGATAGCCGCTGGCATTGTGCTGGGTGCCGTTGGTATCGCAATCATGCTCAATCCATGGAATTTTGGCCATGGGATCATGTTTGATACCCGCTCGGTTTTGCTTTGTATTGCCGGTTTCTTCTTTGGAACCGTCCCCGTAGCTCTGGCAGCTTTGATGACCGCTGCGATGCGCATTTTTATTGGAGGAGCCGGGGTATGGACCGGCGTTGCCATTATTGTAGGTTCCGGCGCCATTGGTCTGGCATGGCGGCATTTGCGCCGCGATCGGCAAAAAGACCCTTCGATAGTCGAACTGTATCTGCTTGGCCTTGTCGTCCATGTTGTCATGCTCGTTTGCATGCTGTCTCTGCCCTGGGAGATCGCTGATGAAGTGCTCTGGCAAATCACCCTGCCGGTTATGCTGATTTATCCCTTAACCACGGCTGTGCTGGGTAATCTGATGGTGCACCGGGGCAGGCGAAATCAGATGGAGGCGGCTTTAAGAAAGAGCGAAGAGAAATTCAGGAACCTTTTTCAGCATCATGCTGCGGCCAAATTGCTCATTGATGCCGAGACAGGAAAAATCGCGGAGGCCAATTACGCCGTGGAAAAATTTTACGGATGGTCCGCTAAGGAGTTAAGAAAACGAAAGATTCACGATATCAACACGCTTCCACCAGATCGGATCGCTTCAGAAATGGACAGTGCCCGAACGCAGAAGCGGACCCACTTTGAGTTCCGTCATCGCATAGCTGACGGTTCGATAAAAAATGTTGATGTCTACAGCAGCAGTATTGACATAGACGGAAAAGAATATCTTCATTCCATCATCAACGACGCGACCGACCGCAAACAGGCAGAGGACACCCTTCGGGAGCGGGAAAAATTTCTCCAGTCAATCTTAGAAACCACGCCGGATGGATTTTGGGCTGTGGATCGCAAAGGGGTGCTAACAGAGGTGAATGATGCCTATTGCATCATGTCTGGCTACGGCAGGGACGAAATTGTCGGGATGAGCATTAGTGAACTGGATGCCTTGGAGTCGCCTGAGGAGACCGCAGACCATCTCCAGCAAATCATGTCCAATGGCTCGGAGGTTTTTGAAACCAGACACCGCCGCAAGGACGGCAGCATCTTTCCCGTGGAAATATCCGCCACCTACTTGGATGAACACGGGGGTAAATTTGTCTGCTTTAGCCGGGATCTCACGCTGCGCAAACAGCAGGAGGAACAGGTTGTCCTGCTGGGCCACATGTTGGATGCGGCGCCGGCGGCGATCATGATCCATGATCTGAAAGGCCATCTGTTTTATGCAAACGAAGTTGCGTTTGCGCTCCACGGCTATGAGAGCAAGGCGGAATTTTTGGCGCTGAACCTCTATGAGTTGATTTTCTCCGAAAGTGAAAAGCCGGTTGCCGCGTATTTCGACGGCGTTGCAAAGAAGGGTGAGAACAGGTTGGAAACGTTTCATTACCGCAAGGACGGTTCGACCTTCCCCTTAGAAATCATGGCAAAATCCATCGAATGGGATGGAAAGCCTGCGATCCTAAACATCGGCAGTGACATTACAGAGCGCAAAAAAGCGCAGGAAGCAATTGCGCATTCTTATGACCTGATGCAATATATCATTGAGCATGCCAACAGTGCGGTTGCTGTGCATGACAGGGACTTGAAATATATTTACGTAAGCAAGCGCTACCTGGATGAATACAAGCTCAAGGAAAGAGATATTATTGGGAAACACCACTACGAAGTGTTCCCTGACCTGCCCCAGAAATGGCGGGATGTCCATCAGAAAGCATTAAAAGGAGAGATTTTAAGGGCAGAGCGCGATCCCTACCCCCGGGAAGACGGCACAGTGGAATGGACCCGTTGGGAATGCCGGCCTTGGCATGAGTCCGACGGATCGATTGGCGGATTTATTGTTTATACAGAAGTCATCACGGATCGGGTTCTGACCGAAGAGGCCCTTCGGGAGAGCGAGGAATACCAGCGGGCCATTATCGAGGCCTCGCCTGTAGCGATCATCAGCCTTACACCCGATGGTTTTGTTCGAAGCTGGAATACTGCTGCAGAGCAGAGGAGGTTTTGTCAGCAGATAGACGATCCACAGAGATCACCCGCCAGTTGCTGGCATTTTCCCGCCAGCAGACGATCGTCCCCGAGTCACTGGATGTCAACGAAACCGTTGAGAGCATGCTCAAGATGCTGCGCCGCCTGATCGGAGAAGACATTGATCTTTCCTGGCAGCCGCGGGCGCGCAAATGGAAAGTATACATGGACCCGAGCCAAATCGATCAGATTCTGGTCAATTTGTGTGTAAATGCCCGGCATGCTATTGCCGATGTGGGCAGAATAATAATTGAAACCGAAACAAGGACTTTTGATGAAGACTATTGCGCCACAAACATCGGCTTTACTCCGGGGGATTTCGTTATGCTCTCCGTGAATGACAACGGCTGCGGTATGGACAAGAAAACCCAAAACCGGATTTTTGAGCCGTTTTTCACCACAAAAAAAACAGGGGAAGGCACGGGTCTGGGATTGGCTACGGTTTACGGCATCGTCAAGCAAAATGAAGGCTTTATCAATGTTTACAGTGAGCCTGGAAACGGGACCACATTCAAAATCTATCTCCCAAAGCATGAGACAATGCCAGAAGAGACAAAAAGTCAAGCCGCTCTTGAGCCTGAAATTAAGGGAACTGAAACAGTCCTATTGGTGGAGGACGAACAGCAGATCCTGCACATGACAACAATGATGCTCGAAAAGCTTGGCTATACCGTGCTGGCCGCCCAAACGCCCGCAGAAGCAATGGATACGGTCAAGGCGCATACAAGCAAAATTGACCTGCTTATGACCGATGCTGTCATGCCGGAGATGAACGGCCGGGAGCTTTCAGAGAATATCAAATCCCTCCATCAGGGTCTTAAGGTCATGTTTATGTCAGGCTATACCGCCGACCTGATTGCACACCGCGGAGTGCTGGACGAAGGTGTTAATTTTATTCAAAAACCTTTTCCAAGAAGGGATCTTGCTCTCAAGCTAAGAGAAATCCTGGATGAAGCAGACCAGTGAATAGGTATTTCAGCATAGCGCTATCACTTCCGATTTTTTCATATTTTTGTGCAAAAATCACAATATTTTTTTAGCATTTTCCTGTTAGCCGCTTTTATTACTTTGGCAGCCCCCCGTTTAAATCCGCATGTACAGGCTTTTTCCTGAAACATGGAAACGCATATGCCTCTCTGTTTTTTTTGGCACTAAAATTGCATTATACTGCCAATAAAAGTGGGCATGGCATTTTGAATACAGCTTTTAAATCACAGGGAGGCTGCAGGATTATATTCGTATGAAAATATCGTTTAAAATTTGCTTGTTATTTTTTTGGTTCTTCTTTCAGGCCGGGAATGCAGGGGCTTATGAATCCTTGCGTCTGTATCTGGACGCGGACATGTCCATCAACCACAAAGCCGGGGCTTCCATTGAAATGGGCATTCGCACGGCTTTAGACAAGCTGGGCTGGAAACTGGGAGGATATCCGGTAAGCCTTGAAGTGCTCGACAACCGCGGCAACTCTTTGAGAAGCCGCGAGCATCTGCATCAGTTTCTGGAAGATAAGGCTGCGCTGGCTGTCTTTTGTGGATTGCATTCACCGCCGGTGCTTGAAAACCAGAACCTCATCAACGAACACCACATTCTCATGCTCAATCCCTGGGCTGCCGCCGGACCGATCACCCGGCCCGAATCAACGGAAAACTGGATTTTCAGGCTGTCGATAGACGATTCAAAAGCAGGCGAGATCATCATCGATCACCTGCACCGCGTGCATGGACTCAAAAAACCGGTCCTGCTCCTGGAAGCCACCGGTTGGGGTGCAAGCAACGAAAAAACCATGAGACAGGCCCTGAAAAAAAGAAACCTCCGGGCAACCGGGGTGTTCCGATTCCCCTGGGGCACTACGCCTTACACCGCAACCGAAATTTTGCAGGAGGCGATGGCCGGTGATCCCGACAGCATCGTCCTGGTGGCCAATACGCCCGAGGGAAAAAGTTTTGCCAAAGCAATGAGCGATATCCGACCTGAATCCAGGCTCCCGGTGTTCAGTCACTGGGGCATTACCGGCGGTAA
Proteins encoded:
- a CDS encoding ATP-binding protein; amino-acid sequence: MDPSQIDQILVNLCVNARHAIADVGRIIIETETRTFDEDYCATNIGFTPGDFVMLSVNDNGCGMDKKTQNRIFEPFFTTKKTGEGTGLGLATVYGIVKQNEGFINVYSEPGNGTTFKIYLPKHETMPEETKSQAALEPEIKGTETVLLVEDEQQILHMTTMMLEKLGYTVLAAQTPAEAMDTVKAHTSKIDLLMTDAVMPEMNGRELSENIKSLHQGLKVMFMSGYTADLIAHRGVLDEGVNFIQKPFPRRDLALKLREILDEADQ
- a CDS encoding PAS domain S-box protein — its product is MDLSGIIGIVNNAALLLALALLYDTLSLSPRYDKSPLRQIAAGIVLGAVGIAIMLNPWNFGHGIMFDTRSVLLCIAGFFFGTVPVALAALMTAAMRIFIGGAGVWTGVAIIVGSGAIGLAWRHLRRDRQKDPSIVELYLLGLVVHVVMLVCMLSLPWEIADEVLWQITLPVMLIYPLTTAVLGNLMVHRGRRNQMEAALRKSEEKFRNLFQHHAAAKLLIDAETGKIAEANYAVEKFYGWSAKELRKRKIHDINTLPPDRIASEMDSARTQKRTHFEFRHRIADGSIKNVDVYSSSIDIDGKEYLHSIINDATDRKQAEDTLREREKFLQSILETTPDGFWAVDRKGVLTEVNDAYCIMSGYGRDEIVGMSISELDALESPEETADHLQQIMSNGSEVFETRHRRKDGSIFPVEISATYLDEHGGKFVCFSRDLTLRKQQEEQVVLLGHMLDAAPAAIMIHDLKGHLFYANEVAFALHGYESKAEFLALNLYELIFSESEKPVAAYFDGVAKKGENRLETFHYRKDGSTFPLEIMAKSIEWDGKPAILNIGSDITERKKAQEAIAHSYDLMQYIIEHANSAVAVHDRDLKYIYVSKRYLDEYKLKERDIIGKHHYEVFPDLPQKWRDVHQKALKGEILRAERDPYPREDGTVEWTRWECRPWHESDGSIGGFIVYTEVITDRVLTEEALRESEEYQRAIIEASPVAIISLTPDGFVRSWNTAAEQRRFCQQIDDPQRSPASCWHFPASRRSSPSHWMSTKPLRACSRCCAA
- a CDS encoding ABC transporter substrate-binding protein, producing MRLYLDADMSINHKAGASIEMGIRTALDKLGWKLGGYPVSLEVLDNRGNSLRSREHLHQFLEDKAALAVFCGLHSPPVLENQNLINEHHILMLNPWAAAGPITRPESTENWIFRLSIDDSKAGEIIIDHLHRVHGLKKPVLLLEATGWGASNEKTMRQALKKRNLRATGVFRFPWGTTPYTATEILQEAMAGDPDSIVLVANTPEGKSFAKAMSDIRPESRLPVFSHWGITGGNFFEALSPDIQWEFIQTGFPFVTRNGDLIVKETGLLSKKLFSDLETMADLGAPAGFVHGFDITLILGAAADQAGLTGDIQADRLAVHQALENLAKPVPGLLKTYNRPFSAYNRQTPDAHEALGPEDYKMGRFNSRGHIVPFKW
- a CDS encoding fused MFS/spermidine synthase: MLGASSYAVTIILSTFMAGLGLGAWLIGKKADQFAAKKLIRAYIVLEVGIGVYSMLLPVLLEWSESIYVAFQQSYEPSLLVFNGFKLMLAALLLIVPTTLIGATLPVISRYIIRRQDHISIPVARLYAMNTLGGFLGTVLAGYYLLPALGIVQTTGIAISINFAVAAAFWLVNILMHPDSSAPAVQGDLSAAQPETCISSLQKAVLGGFFLSGMAAMFYEVAWTRTLSMILGTTTFAFTTMLATFLVGIALGSSLYGIIKHFLSGIKLVVALQFIVACSVLLSIPLFESLPLIFVILHDRFVQGWTEMQMVRFFLAGSVMLIPTVAMGLLFPAVSAVFIDNTGHLGRRLGQSYGLNTLGNVLGSVLCGLILIPAIGMQKAIIAGAVLNLVAGCMIQMSRKDISIPRRMPAMAAAGIILFLAFSMVKPWSPWIMNSGVYVYAPRYEKMLENYQRLAKRNDKLPEASAWEILKSSMHQYELLHYDTGPAATVAVMEDREGTRFLSVDGKTDASTGQKSDMETQVMIGQLPLLFHENPDKVLVVGLGSGVTVGSALTHDVRVVDCAEISTAVAGAAELFSQANHNALEDPRLRIVPRDARNMLLTSEERYDVIISQPSNPWISGQSNLFSLEFYQLVSKHLKPGGLFLQWTPSYLTSSRSLKIIVHTMRSVFPHLTAWTSGSAGDMIFMARKGEKLQIDYSEFVSRVSRKPVKQDIERVGLNPELLPFELFVMNEDELPVYIYADLQAPLPQNTDDRLITEFSAPRQLLTRNRISRFVQPDRLHGNLSSLLQILKNVQIEEVKSDILSENT